DNA from Mustela nigripes isolate SB6536 chromosome 14, MUSNIG.SB6536, whole genome shotgun sequence:
TATGGGTCAAGAGGGGTTGTGGGGCAGTAAGGCCACGTGGGGGACAACTGATCTCAGCCCCAGAAGGTGCCACGGGAGAAGGGCTCCATTCTTCCAGTAGTCCCCGTGGGCAGCAGGACCGCAGGATCCTGCTGCGAAGTTGGCTGCCCCGCAGGCAGTGCCCCCATACCCCGTGCCCGCCCCCCCAACCTCAGAAGCAGTCTGAGCTGCAGGGTCAGGCCCAGAGATCCCTCCAGAGGGACGTGTGCCAGGCCGGCAGGAGCAGGCCAGCCGGGGACTCCGGACAAAGCAAAGACGGCCAGCAACGCTGATTTATTGGACAACTGCAAGTTCTTTCCCAGCAAGACAGAGCCCATGGCTTTATTCGGGTTATTTGTACATTCCAGCAAGTTTGGGGGTGGAAGGGCAGGAACCACGAGAGCCACAAACGCAGGGGGGGATGTACTGGAAACCGTTGTTTACTGTtttgggtaaagaaaaaaaacctttataaTCAACATCCCACCGGTAAGTACACGTGGGAAAGAAAAAACGTGATTGTTCTGAATCGCGCATTTGCGTCTCTGCGTTTCCTACGCACAGTCCGTGGGCACCACTGCCGCCGGCCGGCAGAGCACCTGAAGGTAAGATCGAGTATCAGGAAGGACAGGTATTGACAAAAGGCAGCTCAGAAAGATGGCTCCgggagggcgggcgggcgcgggccAGCGGTCAGTAGAAGCAGACCGTGTGCAGGAAGGCTCTGCCGCTTTTCTCCTCGAACTCCTGGAGCAGCTCGTCGATCTCGTTCTCCATGTCCTCCGTGTGCTGAATCTGGGGAGAGCAGGCGGGCCGCCCTGAGCCCCGGCCCCACGCCCGCCCCCGGCGCCCACCGAGCCGCCCCTCACCCGGCCCCGCGCACTccttcccaggcacccctgccctgggcctaCTGCAGCCGCAGCCCCACCAGGGAAGGGAGGCCCGGGGCACCAGGACACAAACCGCGGGAGCGCACAGGCCTCCCGCCCCCGCCGGGCAGAGGCGCAGCCACTTGCTCAAAGGCACGCCCCGCCGTAGCCTCCACGCACCAGCCGCCCCTCACGTCGCCTCCAAGTTGTGAGACCCACAAAGGTGTGCGGATGTGGTCAGGTGTCCCTGGTGGAGAACCACGGCCCTCGAGGAGCTCTGCAGCCAGTGGCCGGCTCCAGGCTGACTCAGGGCTGGCGTGGGCTGGCCTAAGTCTTGGCCTATAAGCAGTGCCTGTCTGAAGTGACAAGCAGCCCCTCTGGGACTCGTTTCTCGTCAGGGTGACCCAAATAGAAGTCACATGTGCAACTTCTGGGACATGTGCTCCTCTTCAGCCCTTTCTCGTGCGTAATGGCCAGAACATGGGCACAAGTGCTGGAGCTTCAGCAGCTATGCTGGGCCCTGAGGGATCTTGGGAACAGAAGCTGtgtggagggtgcctgggtgtctccgtggattaaagcctctctgccttcggctcaggtcatgatctcagggtcctgggatcgagtcccgcatcgggctctctgctcagcagggagcctgcttcctcctctctctctctctgcctacttgtgatctctctctgtcaaataaataaataaaatctttaaaaaaaaaaaaaaaaaaaaaaaaagaagctgtgtGGAAAGCACCAGGAGAGGAGGACCCAGGTCCCTCCCGTGGCAAACCAGTCCAGGCCCGCGGGTCTCTGAACTTCTGGATAAGCCACTTGTTTCCCTCGCTTTTCTGTCAGAGCCGGCTGACTTAAATCAGATCTCACAGGCAGAACACAGGGCAAGGCGTATGGCTCTCTCCTTGGGTACATTCTTTCGTcacatttaagagaaaatattttgtgggcgcctgggtggctcagagggtgaagcctctgccttcggctcaggtcatgatctcagggtcttgggatcgagccccgcattgggctctctgctcagcggggagcctgcttcccccccccatctctgcctgcctctctgcctacttgtgatctctgtctcactctctgtcaaataaataaataaataaatcttaaaaaaaaaaaaaaaaaagagagaaaatgtttgctCTGGGCACAGCCGCATAGCAGCAGCGACAAAGCCCCTATGATTTTCCACCCAAGGGAGGATGCCCAGGGCCACTCCGGGAAGGCCAAGGACCGGCAGGTCCCGAGGGTGAAGAGGAGGACAGGACCGCATCCAGGAAGCtctgggggccctgggctctgctggaCCCGATCGGAGTCCTGGCAGGAGCTCTTGGCATGGACATGGCCAGGCACTGAGCTCCCACCAACTGCGCAACAAGCAGAAAGTTCTTAAGTGAAACCTGCGCGGCCGATGGGCAAACCGGCAGGCACATCGGCACTGACCTGGCTTTGGACACCTGAAAATAACCCGACATGAACATGAGCTGAGTCGCGTGACAGCCCCTTTCCTGGTAAAACCTGTGTGTCAGGAGGAGGTGGTCCTGGTATGTCTCTCCAGCACAGACTGCTCCCAGGGACCCCCGGTCAGGCCTGGGCCTGGTTCTGGGCCAGAGCAGAGCCGGACACTCACACACTGGCACAGCTCACAGATGAGGAACGCCCCCAGGGTGGCCTCTTCGTGGTTGTCCTGGATGTCCACGTTGATGACGTGCACCGGCTGGCAGGTCTCCTGCTCTCTGGAATTCAGATCTGCCGGGAACAGAGCACAGCGGTCAGAGGCCACAGGACCAGGGCACCCGCTCTACCTGTCCCTGGCCCAGGGGTGGTCAGCCAGGCCTGAGCGCCTCCAAGCCTGGTGGGGGTGATTCAAGGAGACCTGGGGACCGTCAAGCCCAACGCACCAGCCGCCTTCCCACGAGCAGCCAGACTGCCCCGGGCTGGAGCACCCAACAGTGCGTTCACTAATGAGGGCCAGACCCCCAGTCTGGCTCCCTCGCTCCGCATGCGCCCTCCGTGTGTCCCAAGACCCTAAAACCTGCACCGCGTGCTCAGACAACACGCAGGTGGTCTTGCACGGGTGGACATGACCGGCAGAGGGCcgcgctcccccctcccccgacctccATCCTCAGGCGGGCCAGGCAGGCGGGGGCGTCCTCATGAGGGCCCTGCCCGCCTTCGCCAGCCCTGGAAGCCTCTGTGTGTGCTGCTCAGGGCAGCCGCCGAGGCCGTGACGGGCGAAGCAGTGGCCCAGGCACGTGGGGCACAAGCGGTCTGAGGCCTTACCTTCCACCACCTGATCGTACACTCTCTCTTCACACGTGAGGATCAGATCGAACAGGTCTCTGCAGTTCTGGAACCTTTCCGGCCGCGGCTTGATCCTCTTATTTCTGTCCAACATATGTAAGATGCCGTTCTGCGTGTAGCTAAGTGCTGGAGTCAAGGGACTTTGGAAAGACTTCTCAAGTGCGGGACGCGCCAGCCCCCACCCCGTCCAGCTCGGCGCCAGCGTGCACCAgcccagctgccccccaccccggcaggTGCACTGAAGCAACGGAGAGGTTGAGGCCG
Protein-coding regions in this window:
- the SSU72 gene encoding RNA polymerase II subunit A C-terminal domain phosphatase SSU72; protein product: MPSSPLRVAVVCSSNQNRSMEAHNILSKRGFSVRSFGTGTHVKLPGPAPDKPNVYDFKTTYDQMYNDLLRKDKELYTQNGILHMLDRNKRIKPRPERFQNCRDLFDLILTCEERVYDQVVEDLNSREQETCQPVHVINVDIQDNHEEATLGAFLICELCQCIQHTEDMENEIDELLQEFEEKSGRAFLHTVCFY